A stretch of Microbulbifer sp. SAOS-129_SWC DNA encodes these proteins:
- a CDS encoding DUF2239 family protein yields MPDNLSPLRCTAFSGQRCIASGNLREVAHAAHRAAHAHPECPILIFDDCDSRPVELDLRGSEAEVLARLPTVDADQPPPIEKPRGRGRPKLGVVAREVTLLPRHWDWLKSQPGGASVALRKLVEEARRANLGRDRRRAAQESCYRFMTAIAGDLPGFEEATRALFAGERALFGAEIAAWPEDIRSHCERIAADAFSNPRTADRQGGHK; encoded by the coding sequence GTGCCCGACAACTTATCGCCCCTGCGCTGTACCGCCTTCAGCGGCCAGCGCTGCATTGCCAGTGGCAACCTGCGCGAGGTGGCGCACGCGGCTCATCGCGCTGCGCATGCACATCCCGAGTGCCCTATCCTGATCTTCGATGACTGCGATAGCCGCCCGGTGGAACTGGATCTGCGCGGCAGCGAAGCCGAGGTGCTGGCGCGCCTGCCGACGGTGGATGCGGACCAGCCGCCGCCGATCGAGAAACCCCGCGGCCGCGGTCGCCCCAAACTCGGCGTTGTGGCGCGGGAAGTGACGCTACTGCCACGGCATTGGGACTGGTTGAAAAGCCAGCCCGGCGGCGCCTCGGTGGCCCTGCGTAAACTGGTGGAGGAAGCGCGCCGCGCGAACCTCGGGCGCGACCGGCGCCGCGCGGCACAGGAATCCTGCTATCGCTTTATGACAGCGATCGCCGGGGATCTGCCGGGTTTTGAGGAGGCCACGCGGGCACTGTTCGCCGGCGAGCGAGCGCTGTTCGGCGCCGAGATCGCGGCCTGGCCCGAGGATATCCGCAGCCACTGCGAGCGGATCGCCGCCGACGCCTTTAGCAACCCGCGCACTGCCGATCGGCAGGGGGGACATAAATGA
- a CDS encoding class I SAM-dependent rRNA methyltransferase produces the protein MSQLFLNRGAERRLKRGHLWIYSNEVDTKRSPLKGIEAGSQCEILDSRGTLLGTAFINPSQLICGRLISRGGALDDATISERLHTALRLRDRYFDFPGYRLVYGDSDGLPGLVVDRFGNYLVVQVSNWGMERLLGSVIDSLKALVEPKGILLRNDHQGRAVEMLPAVNEVVYGEVPEMAPFEENGVPLLAPVHSGQKTGWFYDHRDNRARLNQWVAGRRVLDLFSYAGGWGVQALASGAVDVTCVDASEQALEWCRANAAHNGVGERLHTRRGKALEVMKALVADGERFDVVVLDPPAFIKRRKDHKAGLGAYRHINELAMRLLAPDGLLVSASCSMHLGDDELLDCVRGAARHLERPASLLSSGSQGADHPVHPAIAETRYLKAHFVHLG, from the coding sequence TTGTCACAGCTGTTTTTAAACCGCGGCGCTGAGCGCCGCCTGAAGCGCGGCCACCTGTGGATCTACAGCAATGAAGTAGATACCAAGCGCTCACCGCTGAAAGGTATCGAGGCCGGCAGCCAGTGCGAGATCCTCGACAGCCGCGGCACGCTACTCGGCACTGCATTTATTAATCCGAGCCAGCTGATCTGCGGCCGCCTGATCAGCCGCGGCGGCGCTCTCGACGACGCAACGATCAGTGAGCGCTTACATACTGCATTGAGGTTGCGCGATCGCTACTTCGACTTCCCCGGCTACCGCCTGGTATACGGCGACTCCGATGGCTTGCCGGGGCTGGTGGTCGACCGGTTTGGCAACTACCTGGTGGTACAGGTGAGCAACTGGGGCATGGAGCGTCTGCTCGGCAGTGTCATCGACAGTCTCAAGGCGCTGGTGGAACCCAAAGGCATACTGCTGCGCAATGACCACCAGGGGCGCGCAGTGGAGATGCTGCCGGCGGTCAACGAGGTTGTGTACGGCGAGGTACCGGAAATGGCGCCGTTCGAGGAGAACGGGGTGCCACTGCTGGCGCCGGTGCACAGTGGGCAGAAAACCGGCTGGTTCTACGACCACCGCGACAACCGCGCGCGCCTCAACCAGTGGGTGGCCGGCCGCCGGGTGCTCGACCTGTTCTCCTACGCCGGCGGCTGGGGCGTGCAGGCCCTGGCCTCCGGGGCGGTGGACGTCACCTGTGTCGACGCGTCGGAACAGGCGCTGGAATGGTGTCGCGCCAACGCCGCGCACAATGGTGTCGGCGAGCGGCTGCACACCCGGCGCGGCAAGGCGCTGGAGGTGATGAAGGCGCTGGTGGCGGATGGCGAGCGCTTCGATGTGGTGGTGCTGGACCCGCCCGCGTTTATCAAGCGGCGCAAGGATCACAAGGCCGGCCTCGGCGCCTACCGCCATATCAACGAGCTGGCGATGCGCCTGCTGGCGCCGGACGGCCTGTTAGTCAGTGCTTCCTGCTCCATGCATCTCGGCGATGACGAGTTGCTCGATTGCGTGCGCGGTGCCGCGCGCCATCTGGAGCGCCCGGCCAGCCTGCTGAGCAGTGGCAGCCAGGGCGCCGACCACCCGGTGCACCCGGCCATCGCCGAGACCCGCTATCTGAAAGCACATTTCGTGCACCTCGGTTAA
- a CDS encoding GlxA family transcriptional regulator — translation MKTPFPDPATEPVRRVAMVIYPGAQCLDVTGPLEVFSLANRQLREKGRIDRDVYEIQLLAAAPGPVATSAGIRLSADRAFDDADELHTLLVCGGEGGAVALQQQNEKLCRWLRQRAAQVQRLGSICNGALLLAGAGLLDGRRAATHWMDVDLLRAHERVDVDADAIFVRDGNVYSSAGITAGIDLALALLEEDFGRALSLAVARRLVLYLKRDGGQQQYSAHLSSQVASDRFAELVEWIYANLAQPLDVDTLARRTAMSPRNFARHFTVELGQTPAKFVERARAEKARQLLAEQNLPQAKVAALCGFQSQEQLRRAFKRQLGVLPEDYRKRFNR, via the coding sequence ATGAAGACCCCGTTCCCCGATCCCGCAACCGAACCGGTCCGCCGTGTGGCGATGGTGATCTACCCCGGTGCCCAGTGCCTGGATGTCACCGGCCCGCTGGAGGTATTCTCACTGGCCAACCGCCAGTTGCGCGAAAAAGGCCGCATCGACCGCGACGTCTACGAGATTCAACTGCTCGCCGCGGCGCCGGGCCCGGTTGCCACCTCTGCCGGCATCCGCCTCAGTGCCGATCGCGCCTTTGACGACGCGGACGAACTTCACACACTGTTGGTGTGCGGCGGCGAAGGCGGCGCCGTGGCGCTGCAGCAACAGAACGAAAAGCTGTGTCGCTGGTTACGCCAGCGCGCAGCGCAGGTGCAGCGCCTCGGTTCCATCTGCAACGGTGCGCTGTTGCTCGCCGGTGCCGGCCTGCTGGACGGCCGCCGCGCCGCGACCCACTGGATGGACGTCGATCTGCTCCGGGCCCACGAGCGCGTCGATGTAGATGCCGACGCCATCTTCGTGCGCGACGGCAATGTCTACAGTTCCGCCGGCATCACTGCCGGCATTGACCTCGCGCTGGCGCTGCTGGAAGAGGATTTCGGCCGCGCGCTGTCGCTGGCAGTGGCACGGCGCCTGGTTTTATACCTGAAACGGGACGGCGGCCAGCAACAGTACAGCGCCCATCTCTCCAGTCAGGTGGCCAGCGACCGCTTCGCCGAACTGGTGGAGTGGATCTACGCCAACCTGGCCCAACCCCTCGATGTCGACACGCTGGCCCGGCGGACCGCCATGAGCCCGCGCAATTTCGCCCGCCATTTTACCGTCGAGCTCGGCCAGACCCCGGCCAAGTTTGTCGAACGAGCTCGCGCGGAAAAGGCGCGCCAGCTGCTTGCCGAACAGAACCTGCCTCAGGCAAAAGTGGCCGCCTTGTGTGGCTTCCAATCCCAGGAACAATTGCGCCGCGCCTTTAAGCGCCAGCTCGGTGTTCTACCGGAAGACTATCGCAAGCGCTTCAACCGCTAG
- a CDS encoding trypsin-like serine protease, with amino-acid sequence MKSKKDIKGMKCIREYIFVALIAASSAADAIIIRDDISDDKYQIPASTLPALADFPGEGHGALISPHWVVTAAHVVHMRNIQEITINGAPREVESVVVHSEYKMPPKSLIKEALASGDGSRLRAFLASCDDIALIRLKAPVTDVQPISLYRGSEELGRTVELIGKGATGNGKEGVAPHSSHRTTLRRAFNVISGVDTRWISYTFDSPKSALPLEGAAGDGDSGSPVLIREKGQWQLAGLVSWDSSPRDLRTYRGPNYGDGGNNVRISHYFAWIEGTISAAEQKSIQNSAAD; translated from the coding sequence TTGAAAAGCAAGAAGGATATAAAGGGTATGAAATGCATAAGGGAATATATTTTCGTGGCGCTGATTGCTGCGTCATCCGCGGCTGACGCCATTATTATTCGTGACGACATCAGCGATGATAAGTACCAAATACCGGCCTCTACGCTACCCGCACTGGCCGACTTTCCCGGTGAAGGTCACGGTGCGCTGATTTCTCCTCATTGGGTTGTCACTGCCGCGCATGTAGTTCATATGCGAAACATCCAGGAAATCACCATTAACGGCGCGCCACGAGAAGTTGAATCAGTTGTCGTTCACTCTGAATATAAGATGCCACCAAAGTCCCTTATCAAAGAGGCGCTAGCCTCTGGTGACGGGTCCCGGTTAAGGGCGTTTCTGGCATCGTGCGACGATATAGCCCTGATCAGATTAAAAGCGCCTGTTACGGATGTCCAACCAATCTCGCTTTATCGCGGCAGCGAAGAACTGGGCCGAACTGTAGAGCTAATCGGCAAGGGGGCCACCGGTAATGGCAAAGAGGGGGTGGCACCTCACAGCTCACATCGCACTACTTTACGGAGGGCCTTCAATGTCATATCTGGTGTTGATACGCGGTGGATTTCCTATACGTTTGATTCGCCAAAATCTGCCCTTCCACTCGAAGGCGCTGCAGGTGACGGAGATAGCGGAAGTCCCGTCCTGATCAGGGAAAAAGGCCAGTGGCAGCTTGCTGGCCTCGTGTCCTGGGATTCCAGTCCAAGAGACTTACGAACCTATCGCGGTCCAAATTACGGCGACGGCGGGAACAACGTTCGTATTTCTCATTATTTCGCCTGGATCGAAGGCACCATATCTGCCGCGGAACAGAAATCGATTCAGAACTCGGCGGCAGACTAG
- a CDS encoding cytochrome P460 family protein, translating to MSVKKIPVYLLAIVTALLAAGSAAAPRIDVARFDGADNLQRPVNLDEWIFVGAIVGHGYPDGDARHFSAASPGRIQVVQMEPGAYHYLQQHGEYADGTLLALSFYDTQKKPAPVVDGAVQGALSSFEIHLLDKQKFADRSAFYVFSNDASTAPMIPAGNNCVACHQKDGAYDGTFVQFYPALRDRLLKRALAHKTE from the coding sequence ATGTCAGTAAAAAAGATACCCGTCTATCTCCTCGCGATTGTCACGGCATTGTTAGCCGCGGGCAGCGCCGCGGCGCCGCGCATCGATGTCGCCAGATTCGACGGCGCCGACAACCTGCAGCGGCCCGTCAATCTGGACGAGTGGATCTTTGTCGGCGCCATCGTCGGCCACGGCTATCCGGATGGCGACGCGCGTCATTTCAGCGCCGCCAGCCCGGGGCGTATCCAGGTCGTGCAGATGGAACCCGGTGCCTACCACTACCTGCAACAGCACGGCGAATACGCTGACGGGACCCTGCTGGCACTGTCGTTTTACGACACGCAGAAAAAGCCGGCACCAGTGGTCGACGGGGCGGTACAGGGCGCGCTGTCGAGTTTCGAGATTCACCTGCTGGACAAGCAAAAGTTTGCCGATCGCAGCGCCTTTTATGTTTTCTCCAATGATGCGTCCACTGCGCCGATGATTCCCGCCGGTAATAACTGTGTCGCCTGCCACCAGAAAGACGGCGCCTACGATGGTACTTTTGTGCAGTTTTACCCGGCACTGCGCGATCGCCTGCTGAAGCGCGCACTCGCGCACAAAACGGAATAG
- a CDS encoding BlaI/MecI/CopY family transcriptional regulator: MARKKSDQLTDGEQAIMEILWQQGECSVKEIAATLSRDKPTAYTTVQTMCKILAEKGFADFRKEGRAFVYRASISRDAARQSALKNLLNRFFGSSPELLAQHLLRETDIELKDLEALQKKIDDTDETD; this comes from the coding sequence ATGGCCAGGAAAAAATCAGATCAGCTCACCGACGGTGAGCAGGCAATTATGGAAATTCTGTGGCAGCAGGGTGAATGCTCCGTCAAAGAAATCGCCGCCACCCTGTCGCGGGACAAGCCCACGGCCTACACCACCGTGCAGACCATGTGCAAAATCCTCGCGGAAAAGGGTTTTGCGGATTTCCGCAAGGAGGGGCGGGCCTTTGTCTACCGCGCCAGCATCAGTCGCGACGCCGCGCGCCAGAGTGCGCTGAAAAATCTGCTTAACCGATTTTTCGGCAGTTCCCCCGAATTGCTGGCGCAACACCTGCTTCGCGAAACGGATATCGAGCTGAAAGATCTCGAAGCGCTGCAGAAGAAAATTGACGACACCGACGAAACGGATTGA
- a CDS encoding M56 family metallopeptidase translates to MLFELNLFITFIASHLLLGAMLILVLLAAIKVCRVHTELQSWLWATALLVCISVPFLSLAGGDQIGASLPPPTPAVHADAVAVVTDANLTKHATVSPTKNQSEVAVPGRWVKQARHGVYLLLGLWLLGALWRLTALAISVRHTRALIRSATLYHATPYRVGPYRATSYRDSLQSAVTCPLLVSAQIAAPMAVGLWRPVILLPATFVENFTAERLRPIVLHEWAHIRRRDLWVGALQEFIAVFFWWSPVLRMINHRMHVSRELACDLRAAQLLNSGKRFAQSLLDCAELLVTRQQAALGMNLFRKKKELTERINAVLKFKPETKPGQLATLAACALCAAASLAVAHEYGPRINLVAMTGQGQYASGLTRAEGERLIAVVRDGDVTALQTLLNNNININAPVLGEGTALIEAVRQGNRPMVELLLSAGADVNLPSPGDGNPMIAAAQHNRLQLAELLFQRGANLDAVVPRDGSPLIVAIRSGHEQMAEQLLAWGADANRAAERDGNPLIAAAMTGNLKIARQLVQRGADVNGIVPRDETPLINAANRGRLQMVKFLVENGADVNLGVKTSGGEFRTPLNRAANDRVRNYLRSVGASE, encoded by the coding sequence ATGCTTTTCGAATTGAATCTATTCATCACTTTCATCGCCAGCCACTTGCTGCTCGGCGCGATGCTGATCCTGGTATTGCTCGCCGCGATCAAAGTCTGTCGAGTGCATACCGAGCTGCAAAGCTGGTTGTGGGCCACCGCGCTGCTGGTCTGCATTTCGGTGCCGTTCCTGTCGCTGGCGGGCGGCGATCAAATCGGGGCGTCGCTGCCACCGCCAACCCCGGCGGTGCACGCGGACGCCGTTGCGGTGGTGACAGATGCCAATCTGACAAAGCACGCGACGGTGTCGCCGACAAAAAATCAGTCTGAAGTGGCGGTCCCCGGCCGCTGGGTCAAGCAGGCGCGCCACGGTGTCTACCTGTTGCTGGGGCTGTGGCTGCTCGGTGCGCTGTGGCGACTCACCGCGCTGGCAATTTCCGTCCGGCACACGCGCGCGTTGATCCGCAGCGCCACTCTCTATCACGCCACTCCCTACCGCGTCGGTCCTTACCGCGCCACTTCCTACCGCGACAGTCTCCAGTCTGCGGTGACCTGTCCGTTACTGGTTTCCGCGCAGATCGCGGCACCGATGGCGGTCGGGCTGTGGCGGCCGGTGATATTGCTGCCCGCCACCTTTGTCGAAAATTTTACTGCCGAGCGCCTGCGGCCGATCGTGCTGCACGAATGGGCCCATATCCGGCGCCGGGACCTGTGGGTCGGTGCGCTGCAGGAATTTATCGCAGTCTTCTTCTGGTGGAGTCCGGTGCTGCGCATGATCAATCACCGGATGCATGTCTCGCGTGAACTGGCCTGCGATCTGCGTGCGGCGCAACTGTTGAACAGCGGCAAACGCTTCGCGCAGTCACTGCTCGATTGCGCTGAACTGCTGGTTACCCGCCAACAGGCGGCGCTGGGAATGAACCTGTTTCGTAAAAAGAAGGAACTAACCGAGAGGATTAATGCCGTGTTGAAATTCAAACCTGAAACCAAACCCGGGCAGCTGGCAACCTTAGCCGCCTGTGCACTGTGTGCCGCAGCGAGTCTGGCGGTGGCGCACGAATACGGACCGCGAATCAACCTGGTGGCAATGACCGGCCAGGGTCAATACGCATCAGGACTGACCCGCGCCGAGGGCGAACGGCTGATCGCAGTGGTGCGCGACGGTGACGTTACGGCGCTGCAGACCCTGTTGAACAACAACATCAATATCAACGCACCGGTGCTGGGTGAGGGCACCGCGCTGATCGAGGCAGTGCGGCAGGGCAACCGCCCGATGGTGGAGCTGCTGCTCAGTGCCGGCGCCGACGTCAACCTGCCATCGCCGGGTGACGGCAATCCGATGATCGCCGCGGCACAGCACAACCGACTCCAACTGGCCGAACTGCTGTTCCAGCGCGGCGCGAATCTGGACGCGGTGGTACCGCGGGACGGTTCGCCGCTGATCGTCGCGATCCGCTCCGGACACGAGCAGATGGCGGAACAGCTGCTCGCCTGGGGCGCCGATGCCAACCGCGCCGCCGAGCGCGACGGCAACCCGCTGATTGCGGCGGCGATGACCGGCAATCTGAAAATTGCCAGGCAATTGGTCCAGCGCGGCGCTGACGTCAACGGCATAGTGCCCAGAGACGAAACCCCGCTGATCAACGCTGCCAACCGCGGGCGCCTGCAGATGGTGAAGTTTCTGGTGGAGAACGGCGCTGACGTCAATCTCGGCGTGAAGACCAGCGGTGGCGAGTTCAGGACGCCACTGAATCGGGCCGCCAATGATCGGGTGCGCAATTATCTGCGCAGCGTCGGCGCCAGCGAATAG
- a CDS encoding serine hydrolase domain-containing protein, with the protein MQQVYDPAFAAPGRASLRALAEHRRRIQSPGISAAVAQCGKVVWAGAAGWSDIASRTPVTPETRFRIGSTSKSLTATALARLVQSGAMQLDVPISSYLPVLPNPAWRDLTARQLVSHMAGLPEYKETRDLDGLYQIIAMRKHYDRMLDALEVFDETPLVNKPGTEFHYTTYDTVLLGATMSAVAKVPYLDLMRTQVFEPAEVNAIIVSPVGGEPKNNVATPYKSNDLPSIQQRLRPWRDVDLSHRLPGGGFASTSVDLVKFGSLYFDHQYLHPDVRAQFWTPQKTTDGKINPQNYALGWRISELKLAGIGAVRDINHGGVSRGGQSWLMLMPDYEMAVAVNINRNTDVFWDFGRVSEQIAAAFIRAGAGARCAEVTTS; encoded by the coding sequence ATGCAGCAGGTTTACGACCCCGCATTCGCTGCGCCCGGCCGCGCCTCGCTGCGGGCGCTGGCGGAACATCGCCGGCGCATCCAGTCGCCGGGCATCAGTGCCGCAGTGGCGCAATGCGGCAAAGTGGTATGGGCCGGCGCTGCTGGCTGGTCGGACATCGCGTCGCGAACGCCGGTGACACCGGAAACACGATTTCGCATCGGCAGTACCTCGAAGTCGCTGACCGCCACTGCGCTGGCGCGATTGGTGCAGAGCGGGGCAATGCAACTGGATGTACCTATTTCCAGTTATCTACCGGTGCTGCCCAATCCCGCGTGGAGAGATTTGACCGCGCGCCAGCTCGTTTCCCATATGGCGGGTTTACCCGAGTACAAGGAAACGCGAGACCTCGACGGACTCTACCAGATAATAGCAATGCGCAAGCACTACGATCGAATGCTGGATGCGCTGGAAGTTTTCGACGAAACGCCGTTGGTCAATAAACCCGGTACCGAGTTTCATTACACCACCTACGACACGGTGCTGCTCGGCGCCACCATGAGCGCTGTCGCAAAGGTGCCGTACCTGGATCTGATGCGTACACAGGTGTTCGAGCCGGCGGAAGTGAATGCCATCATCGTTTCCCCGGTCGGTGGTGAGCCCAAAAACAACGTCGCCACGCCCTACAAAAGTAACGATTTGCCTAGCATCCAGCAGCGATTGCGTCCGTGGCGCGATGTGGATCTGAGCCATCGGTTGCCCGGGGGTGGTTTCGCTTCGACATCGGTCGATCTGGTGAAATTCGGTAGTCTCTATTTCGACCATCAGTATCTGCACCCAGATGTCCGCGCGCAGTTCTGGACACCGCAGAAGACCACCGACGGTAAAATCAATCCACAGAACTATGCGCTTGGCTGGCGCATCTCCGAGTTGAAACTGGCGGGAATCGGAGCGGTGCGCGATATCAATCACGGCGGCGTGTCCCGCGGTGGCCAGAGCTGGCTGATGCTAATGCCGGATTACGAGATGGCGGTGGCCGTGAACATCAATCGTAATACCGATGTATTCTGGGATTTTGGCCGTGTTTCTGAGCAGATTGCGGCGGCGTTCATCCGGGCTGGCGCGGGCGCGCGTTGTGCGGAGGTGACCACCAGTTAG
- the gmhB gene encoding D-glycero-beta-D-manno-heptose 1,7-bisphosphate 7-phosphatase, translating to MSIIVLDRDGVINHDSADYVKNVDEWIPLPGSIDAIADLSRAGYQLVVATNQSGLARGLFDLDDLEAMHAKMRALVEDAGGEIAAIFYCPHGPEDDCRCRKPNTGLLDAIEAEFDTSLHDCYLVGDKLKDLQVAQAKGCKPVLVKTGAGAQTLTQLIENPDPALAQTAVFDDLAQFAEFILL from the coding sequence ATGAGCATCATCGTGCTGGACCGGGACGGGGTCATTAACCACGACTCCGCCGACTACGTAAAGAATGTCGACGAGTGGATTCCGCTCCCGGGCAGCATCGATGCCATCGCCGATCTCAGCCGCGCCGGCTACCAGCTGGTGGTGGCCACCAACCAGAGTGGCCTGGCGCGCGGCCTGTTCGACCTCGACGACCTGGAGGCCATGCACGCCAAGATGCGCGCGCTGGTGGAGGATGCCGGCGGCGAGATCGCCGCCATCTTCTACTGCCCGCACGGCCCCGAAGACGACTGCCGCTGCCGCAAACCGAATACCGGTCTGCTCGATGCCATCGAGGCAGAGTTCGATACCAGCCTGCACGACTGCTACCTGGTGGGCGACAAGCTCAAAGACCTGCAGGTGGCACAGGCCAAGGGCTGTAAACCGGTGCTGGTAAAAACCGGCGCCGGCGCGCAGACGCTCACCCAGCTGATCGAAAACCCCGATCCCGCGCTGGCGCAAACCGCGGTATTCGACGATCTGGCCCAGTTTGCCGAATTTATCCTGCTATAG